GCCCCATTCTCCGGCGCGGCGTCTTGCCCCGGTCTGACGGGACGCAGGGCGTCCTCCTGCATCACGTCCTCACGCAGCCAGCGGGCGGCGTCCAGCGCGTGGTAGGTGATGATCGCGTCCGCCCCGGCCCGGCGCATGGCCGTCAGGTTTTCCAGCACCGTGCGCCGCTCGTCCATGAAGCCCAGTTGCGCGGCGGCCTTGACCAGCGAGTATTCACCACTGACGTTGTAGGCCACCAGCGGCAGATCAAAGTGGTCGCGCAGCAGCCGGAGCACGTCCAGATACGCCAGTGCGGGCTTGACCATCAGGGTGTCCGCGCCCTGTTCGGCGTCCAGCCTGGCCTCGCGCAGCGCCTCGCGGTGACCTCCCGCCGGGTCCATCTGGTAGGTGGCGCGGTTGCCCACGCTGGGCGTGGACCCCGCCGCGTCGCGGAAGGGACCGTAGTACGCACTGGCGTACTTGACCGCGTAGCTCATGACTGGAATGTCGCTGAAGCCCGCAGCGTCCAGAGCGTCGCGGATGGCCCCCACTTGACCGTCCATCATGGCGCTGGGGGCCACGACATCGGCCCCGGCGCGGGCCTGAGACACCGCAGTGAGAGACAGCAGCTCCAGACTGCGGTCATTGTCCACCGTCCAAGCCTCTGCACCGCTCTGGCCGGGAACCTCGCACAGCGGGCCGCAGTGGCCGTGATCGGTGTACTCGCACAGACAGGTGTCGGCGATGACGGTCAGTCCCGGCACCGCCGCCTTGATGGCCCGCGTGGCCTGCTGAATGATGCCCTCCTCGGCGTAGGCTTCACTCCCGTGGGCGTCCTTGTGGTCCGGAATCCCAAACAGGATGACGCTGGGCACCCCCAGCCGCAGCGCCTCGCGTGCCTGCCCCACCGCACCTTCAATGCTGTGACGGCTGACGCCCGGCATGGAGGCAATGGGAGACTCTTCTGGCCGTTCGTGGACGAAGATCGGGTAGATGAAGTGGGCGGGGCTGAGACTGACCTCGCGGGTCAGGGCGCGCAGGGCAGGGGTGCGGCGCAGCCGGCGTGGACGTTCGAACATGGCGTCAGGCTAACGCGGACGCGTTTCCGAAATTGGAAGGTGAGAAGGGACTCCCCAGGTTTCTGCGACAATGCCCCCATGTCCGCGCCCATCGTCTACCGCCCCTTTCTGAACGGCGTGTACACGGTCTCGGCGGGGCTCTTCCGGCTGGGAACCTCGCCGAAGGGTCAACCTCTCCCCTGGCGCGAGGACGGCGCGGCGGAGACGCACACCTTCGCGCTCGATGACGATTACGAACGCTTCATGGTCAGCAAGTGGGCGGCGCACCGCCGAGCTTTGCACGAGTACGCAGGTGAGGCGAATCTGTCGCCCAAACTTCGGCAGGCTGCCCTCGAGTTCACCGCCGGCGGGCTGGCCGCCGACAGTGGCGGGGCGATGACCTGGGACGGGCAGCTCTTCCGCAACGCATTGCTGGGCTGGGAGGCGCGACTGGAACCGTGCTGGGGTGGACTGGCAGATCTTCGCCGTTTCGATGCGCCACTGGCCGGACTGCGCTCGGATCTCGAACCAACAGGCGCGTTCGATTTTCTGGCCCTGAACGCTCAGGAAGACCTGGCGATCATCGCCCAGGATCATCAGGGCGGGCGCGACTGGCTGGCGGCCACGCACGTGCTGTCGCCGGAGCGCTGGGACCCCCGCGACAAACTGGGGCGGGATTTCGTGGCGGTCCATTCCCCCGTTGCCGGATCCGGCCCCATGAACACCACCGCGCCACGGCTGGTAGACGCGGTGATCGGGCGCGGGCCGTTCGTGCGTTTCGCCTGGGGCGTCACCGGGGATGACCGGCTGGACCACCATCCCGCCGTGCTGGACGCGAAGGAGGCAGCCGGTTTCAGTCCCAACACCGCCTTTGTGCGGGTGGAGCGCCAGACGCTGACCGGCTTTCCGGCGGCGCATGGGGCGCTGTTTACCATTCGGCCTTACGTGTATCCACTGGAAGTGGCCGTTGGGACGCCGGAGCAGGCCCGCGCCCTGGCGGCGGCACTCCGGACCATGACGCAGGAGCAGCAGATTTACAAGGGTTTGCGAGGTGTTCTGCCGGACCTCCTCATCTGGCTGGAAGAACGCGGACTCTAGAGTGCGGGACGTGAACGTGCGCGCCCTCCTGCTGACACCCCTGCTGGCGGTTTTCCTCGCCGGGTGCGATCTGCCCGCTGCGGGGCAGGAGACGGCGCAGCCGCAGACCACCGCCCAGACCACCCAAACACAGCCTCAGTCGAGCCCGCCCGCCTCCAACCGTGATCCACAGAGCGGCCTGCGCTGGATCAACGTCGGCGAACTGCCCCGCGAGGGCGCCCAGCTGCTGCAAACCATTGCCCAGGGCGGGAAATTCCGCTACAGCAAGGACGGCGTGACCTTCGGCAACCGCGAGCGCATCCTGCCCCGGCAGCCGGGCGGCTATTACCGTGAGTACACCGTGCCCACCCCCGGCGAGGGGGACCGTGGTGCTCGGCGGATCGTGTGCGGAGGCCAGCCCGTCACCAGCACCGCCGAGTGCTACTACACCGCCGACCATTACGCCAGCTTCAGGAGGATCCGTCCGTGACGCAAGTGTTTGACCAGCCCCCTGAGGGCATTCAGAAAGCCCCTCACGAGCCGCGTATGCTGGCTGCCGGTTATCAGGTGGCCCTGCGCGAGGTGGGCTTTTCGGACGTGCATGACAAGGAGTCGCTGATGATGGCCATGCTGCGCGGCCTGGCCCTGACCGACAATTTCGGGCACAACTGGGACGCGCTGTACGACGTGCTGACCGATCCGGAAGCGCGCCAGGCCAAATTGGGGCTGCTGCTGCGCGACTTTGAGTATTTCTGCCAGCGGCATCCCCAGCTGAGCGCGGAGCTGGAACGGGTGATGCTTGACGCTCAGCGCGACGCTGCCAAGCATGGCCGTCAGCTGTGGCTGCTCTCGGAAGAACTGGAGAGTGATCCAGGGAACTGGTGACCCAGCCAGAACAATTGGGCGAATAGAGGCGGGGGCACCTCCCCCGCTTTCTGCTGCCGCCTTTGTCCCTGCCCACCCCGGCCTGACATGTCAGCGACGCGGTCCCGTGATTGGCCCAACCCTCACGAGTCCTTAAGGTCGGATGGGTGGCTCTCCTCATTTCGCAAAGCCCGTGACGGTTCAATGAACCGATCACGCGCAGACTGCGTATAGCTAAGAGGCAGGACCCATTCATTTCGCCCTTACAGGAGGCTCAGGCATGAGCGACAAACCCGAAAGCAACGACACCGATCCACAGGATCCCCGCATCCTGATTCCCGGCAGCGAAATCAACCCCCGGCGTGAGTTTCTGCGCAGCGCCGCGTTATTTACAGGTACGGTGGCCGCGCTGGGCGGCGGCCTGGAAATTCTGACGCGCCGTCCCGGTGCGGGCAGCGCCGAGGCCCAGGGCACCGATTTTGTCCGCCCCGCCCGCCTGCTGGGGCCCTATGACACGAAGGAAGCGGTGACGCCATATCAGCAGGCCACGACCTACAACAACTTCTACGAACTGGGCACCGATAAGGCCGATCCGGCGCGCAACGCGGGCAGCCTCAAGCCGCGCCCCTGGACGGTCAAGATTGACGGCGAGGTGAAAAAGCCCCAGACGGTGGACATCGACACCTTACAGTCGTGGTTCCCGCTGGAAGACCGGATCTACCGGATGCGCTGTGTGGAAGGCTGGAGCATGGTGATGCCGTGGCTGGGCTTCCCGCTGGCCGGGTTAATTCGCCGGCTGGAGCCGACGAGCAAAGCCAAATACGTGCAGTTCACGGCGCTGCTGGATCCCAAGCAGTTG
Above is a genomic segment from Deinococcus humi containing:
- a CDS encoding ribonuclease domain-containing protein, with the translated sequence MNVRALLLTPLLAVFLAGCDLPAAGQETAQPQTTAQTTQTQPQSSPPASNRDPQSGLRWINVGELPREGAQLLQTIAQGGKFRYSKDGVTFGNRERILPRQPGGYYREYTVPTPGEGDRGARRIVCGGQPVTSTAECYYTADHYASFRRIRP
- a CDS encoding barstar family protein, with product MTQVFDQPPEGIQKAPHEPRMLAAGYQVALREVGFSDVHDKESLMMAMLRGLALTDNFGHNWDALYDVLTDPEARQAKLGLLLRDFEYFCQRHPQLSAELERVMLDAQRDAAKHGRQLWLLSEELESDPGNW
- the hemB gene encoding porphobilinogen synthase, with amino-acid sequence MFERPRRLRRTPALRALTREVSLSPAHFIYPIFVHERPEESPIASMPGVSRHSIEGAVGQAREALRLGVPSVILFGIPDHKDAHGSEAYAEEGIIQQATRAIKAAVPGLTVIADTCLCEYTDHGHCGPLCEVPGQSGAEAWTVDNDRSLELLSLTAVSQARAGADVVAPSAMMDGQVGAIRDALDAAGFSDIPVMSYAVKYASAYYGPFRDAAGSTPSVGNRATYQMDPAGGHREALREARLDAEQGADTLMVKPALAYLDVLRLLRDHFDLPLVAYNVSGEYSLVKAAAQLGFMDERRTVLENLTAMRRAGADAIITYHALDAARWLREDVMQEDALRPVRPGQDAAPENGA
- the msrP gene encoding protein-methionine-sulfoxide reductase catalytic subunit MsrP yields the protein MSDKPESNDTDPQDPRILIPGSEINPRREFLRSAALFTGTVAALGGGLEILTRRPGAGSAEAQGTDFVRPARLLGPYDTKEAVTPYQQATTYNNFYELGTDKADPARNAGSLKPRPWTVKIDGEVKKPQTVDIDTLQSWFPLEDRIYRMRCVEGWSMVMPWLGFPLAGLIRRLEPTSKAKYVQFTALLDPKQLPGQRSNVLDWPYVEGLRLDEALHPLTIMAVGLHGKVLPGQNGAPLRLVVPWKYGFKSIKSIVKITLTEKQPQTTWMSAAPSEYGFYANVNPAVPHPRWSQATERRIGELGRRKTLPFNGYADEVAGLYKGMDLRKNF
- a CDS encoding heme-dependent oxidative N-demethylase subunit alpha family protein is translated as MSAPIVYRPFLNGVYTVSAGLFRLGTSPKGQPLPWREDGAAETHTFALDDDYERFMVSKWAAHRRALHEYAGEANLSPKLRQAALEFTAGGLAADSGGAMTWDGQLFRNALLGWEARLEPCWGGLADLRRFDAPLAGLRSDLEPTGAFDFLALNAQEDLAIIAQDHQGGRDWLAATHVLSPERWDPRDKLGRDFVAVHSPVAGSGPMNTTAPRLVDAVIGRGPFVRFAWGVTGDDRLDHHPAVLDAKEAAGFSPNTAFVRVERQTLTGFPAAHGALFTIRPYVYPLEVAVGTPEQARALAAALRTMTQEQQIYKGLRGVLPDLLIWLEERGL